The genomic window TCTGGGGCTTTGCGTCATCACGTATTTATGTCTGGCGTGCCATCGGTGGTGCGGCCTAACATGCGGTTCAAGCCGTTCGCTTCGCTCACTGGGACGGGCTAAAGCCCGCCCCTTAACCTATCGTTATAAGCCAAGAGACAAAAATGTTTGAGCCTGATGATAGCTTTGAAAGACGTGATTTTGAGTTGAAGGAGCAGTGGCACTTCATTGAGCACTTACGAGGTGCAGAGATTCATTGGTTTTTCATTCAAGCCGTCAAAGCATTACAGAATGAGTTATATATCCCCGCATGCTCATGCTTTCTTAACGGAATTGAAGCATCCATGCGTATAACCATGGCTCAAGCCGAAAAGAAATCAAACATTACAGAGCTTTCGCCCTACAAGTTACTAAGCAACAATCTCATAAATGCAGCCAACGAACTTGGCATCCCTATAGGTTCTCTGGCCTTCGACAATGAGCCTGATTTCGCCGCAAAGCTGGCATCCGAAAAGCCAAACCGCACTGATGTTGAGCTTGTTCGCAACCGTCACAATATCTGCCATGGCAATATTCTCGAATTCATAAACTCTGAGTTAGGTGAAGAAAACCGTTTTTTCACTCCAGAATGTCTTCGCAACCTTGCGCATCAGTTGCACCGGATATCAAATTCATGGGTTGTAGATTTAGGGAAATATCGTCATGGCGTGCTTGGCTTATAACAATGCGCTCAAATCGTTCGCTTCGCTCACTGGGACGGGCTAAAGCCCGCCCCTTAGCTTAAACGTTAGGCTCTATGTTTACACATACAGAATTCAGTGAATTTGGTAAGAAACTCCTGAGCGATAGCTTATATTTTGAACGCTACCCGGGTCTTTACTATGTCACATATCCACAATACTCATTTACCGTTCCAGACGGCGAAGAGACCATACGAATATCTAGGGCACCAAAAGCATTAAATGATAACGGAATAAGGTTTTGGCTGGCCAGCGAGTGGCTTGCTGATTGGCGTGGACGAGAGGAATATTTTTCCTCATATATCACAGATAGTGCCTTCGAAAAAATCACAGAAGATGAGATGAATTTTGAGATATTCACTCAATGCTCAGGCTTAATTTCGCCACCACCACTGCCAGTTATTGGCGGGCAGGAATTCATAGGGGCGCTAATGATGTACTCATTAAAAACAGAATTCATTATTTCTATATTTGCCGAGTACACCAATGAGTATTTACATTTTTACTGGGACACAACGGCCTAACAAGTGGTTCAAACCGTTCGCTTCGCTCACTGGGACGGGCTAAAGCCCGCCCCTTAACCAAACGTTATGCACCAGGGAAGAATTTATGCCGGCAACAGCTTTTGGGCACTTTACTCAAGACATAGAGCGAGCAAGAAATTTAAAAGCTCATGCTGATACATTTCCTGCGCCGGCATCAGTGTTAGCAGATGATATTTACAGATCATCTTGGATGATGGCTGTTGGAGCCATGGATGCTTATTTTTGTGACGCATTTGCTGATGTCCTAGCCAAAATACTGAATGCAAAGAATATAGACCCCAGCATTAAGCTAACCGATAAAATAAAGTCAATTAAACTCCCCATAAATACGCTTCTTCAAATTCACGCTTCAAAATCAAATTGGAAATGGCGTAACGCTGCAAGAGATCTTATTGAAAAGGACAATGTACTTTCGCTCACGAAGGTCAAGGACCTTTTCAATCACATAATGGATGATACAAATAAGATTCTTGATAAAGCTATGATGGAACATTGGTTGCTCAGGCGAGGAGCTAAGCAACGTCTTGCTGGAATCACAGCAACTGCCTATCGCAGGCTTTCTCCCGCCGACCAGAACACTCAAAAAAAGGCAATGCTGGAGAAGTTGACGAATAGATTCTCATCAATTATCCAAAGAAGGCACGACTGCATTCACAACTGTGATCGTCCAAAAGTAACGTTGCTGTCAATAACAGCCATTGATGCTCAGAAGACAATAGAAGATATTGAGTATCTTGTGGCTGAGCTAAATCAACATATTGATTCCAACTTGCGCCGCCATCTCTTAAGTATTGGGTGCTCTAGAACATTAGTTCGCCGTGTTGGCGCATAACAACTGGTTCAAATCGCTCGCTTCGCTCACTGGGACGGGCTAAAGCCCGCCCCTTAACCAAACGTTAGGTGCAACTGAATGAATATTGCGTCGTACTCGGTTAGATGCCTTTTCCGTTGGGAGTCTCGCCCAAATCAGAAAGCGAAGAATCTGTACGAAGAACGTATCACTTTGTGGCAAGCAACCAGTATCAATCAAGCAATTGAACTTGCAGAGCAAGAAGCCGATGAATATGCATCAGATGACATGGAATTCTTAGGGTACTCACAAGGCTTTGCTTTATTTGAACCTGTTACGGCAAACGCAATAGAAGTATTTTCTTTGCTACGTGAAAGTGACCTTGAGCCTGAACAATACATCGATGCCTTCTTCGATACAGGCACAGAACACGAAGGTCAGTATGAGAAAAGCTGACCAAATACTGCATTGCGTGCAGTTACACCTAACAACTGGTTCAAACCGTTCGCTGCGCTCACTGGGACGGGCTAAAGCCCGCCCCTTAACCAAACGTTAGGCACCGCACGGAACAGCTATGCATCAAATCATCGGAATTTCCATCGCCTTGTTTATCGCTCCTCTGTTAGTACCATCGTGGAAATATCTTATAGGCTTTGGCGTGGCATTTAATTCAATCTGCTTCGGGTTTTATTTTTATCATCAACACCTAATTGCCTCAGATCCGACACTTGGAGGCCCTGGTGATGCCTTGGGTATTTTATTCGTCATTCTATTCTGCCTAAG from Pseudomonas leptonychotis includes these protein-coding regions:
- a CDS encoding DUF4288 domain-containing protein; translation: MNIASYSVRCLFRWESRPNQKAKNLYEERITLWQATSINQAIELAEQEADEYASDDMEFLGYSQGFALFEPVTANAIEVFSLLRESDLEPEQYIDAFFDTGTEHEGQYEKS
- a CDS encoding HEPN domain-containing protein, whose translation is MPATAFGHFTQDIERARNLKAHADTFPAPASVLADDIYRSSWMMAVGAMDAYFCDAFADVLAKILNAKNIDPSIKLTDKIKSIKLPINTLLQIHASKSNWKWRNAARDLIEKDNVLSLTKVKDLFNHIMDDTNKILDKAMMEHWLLRRGAKQRLAGITATAYRRLSPADQNTQKKAMLEKLTNRFSSIIQRRHDCIHNCDRPKVTLLSITAIDAQKTIEDIEYLVAELNQHIDSNLRRHLLSIGCSRTLVRRVGA